One genomic window of Ziziphus jujuba cultivar Dongzao chromosome 4, ASM3175591v1 includes the following:
- the LOC107415656 gene encoding uncharacterized protein LOC107415656, with the protein MASSTSQRSLLVIVLLSISVLSVMARPCKTFFVSSYSFSLREPSSLQFHSSSSSSGFVTVFTEIRPLNDAVLIEEEELDESRFQRRPLRLPLLPVTSSSTTSYDLSSLRDRTKDILSVVVALLFGVGSGALVAATMYLASSLFWNRFDYRSSSPYGDDTDEEEDLSPKKIGYVKVPAAESESVPAPATAKETETRA; encoded by the coding sequence ATGGCGTCGTCAACGAGTCAACGCAGCCTCCTCGTCATCGTCCTCCTCTCGATCTCGGTCCTCTCGGTCATGGCAAGGCCCTGCAAGACCTTCTTCGTCTCTTCCTACTCATTCTCTCTCAGAGAGCCCTCCTCTCTCCAGTTCcattcctcttcttcctcttccgGATTCGTCACCGTTTTCACCGAGATCCGCCCTCTCAACGACGCCGTTTTGATCGAGGAGGAAGAACTCGATGAGTCTCGCTTCCAGCGACGCCCTCTTCGTCTTCCCCTTCTTCCCGTGACTTCCTCCTCGACGACGTCGTACGACCTCAGCTCACTCCGCGATCGCACCAAGGACATTCTCAGCGTCGTCGTGGCTCTGCTCTTCGGCGTCGGGAGTGGAGCTCTCGTCGCCGCCACCATGTATTTGGCTTCGTCGCTGTTCTGGAATCGGTTTGATTATCGATCTTCGTCTCCGTACGGGGATGATACTGACGAGGAGGAGGACCTCAGCCCTAAGAAGATTGGGTACGTCAAGGTTCCGGCGGCTGAGTCTGAGTCTGTTCCCGCTCCGGCGACTGCGAAAGAGACCGAGACCAGGGCATGA
- the LOC107415672 gene encoding uncharacterized protein LOC107415672 has product MAMARRAGSRSKTESTITRGVNKVFGFVRAAEFEILCVLFIIITFIIFKDLTSRPEYNQILVKRQDGGFWPY; this is encoded by the exons ATGGCAATGGCGAGGCGAGCTGGGAGCAGGAGCAAGACCGAGTCAACAATCACTAGAGGTGTCAACAAGGTTTTCGGATTCGTCAGAGCGGCTGAATTTGAGATCCTCTGCGTTCTCTTCATTATCATCACCTTTATCATCTTCAAAGATCTG ACATCAAGGCCAGAGTACAATCAGATCCTTGTAAAGAGGCAAGATGGAGGTTTTTGGCCTTACTAG